The following proteins are co-located in the Calliopsis andreniformis isolate RMS-2024a unplaced genomic scaffold, iyCalAndr_principal scaffold0047, whole genome shotgun sequence genome:
- the LOC143187467 gene encoding uncharacterized protein LOC143187467 → MPDNESAASASTGPALAPLGDRVGFRIPEFTPSDPELWFCILERNFATAGIVSDAHKASYVTGALGPRYIAEVRDILLDPPKSGLYEALKTELIRRLSVSQEQKARRLLEHEEIGDRKPSQFLRHLRGLAGTCVSESLLRTLWIGRLPVNVQAILVTQKDTALDKVAELADAICDTIPGRSVVAETAHSSQSETLTERMMQLIISLQEQTEVLKGQIAELRFSRRDRPFRNSGGRGRRRSTSRRRTPSRDHASNGMCWYHYNYADKAHRCIQPCTYNQGNTRGSR, encoded by the coding sequence ATGCCAGATAATGAAAGTGCTGCTAGTGCTTCTACAGGGCCCGCTCTCGCGCCCCTTGGTGATCGTGTCGGTTTCCGAATACCGGAATTTACTCCGAGTGATCCTGAACTGTGGTTCTGTATACTGGAACGTAATTTCGCGACTGCCGGGATCGTGTCCGACGCTCATAAAGCCAGCTATGTGACGGGTGCCTTAGGACCGCGATATATCGCGGAAGTTCGCGATATCCTTTTGGATCCCCCGAAATCTGGCCTATACGAAGCTCTTAAGACTGAGCTGATTCGACGTCTAAGTGTCTCGCAGGAGCAAAAGGCTCGTAGATTGCTAGAACATGAAGAGATCGGCGATCGGAAGCCGTCACAATTTTTGCGGCATTTGCGTGGCCTGGCCGGAACGTGTGTGTCCGAATCTTTGCTGCGAACTCTTTGGATCGGACGTTTACCGGTGAATGTGCAGGCAATTTTGGTGACGCAGAAGGACACAGCGCTGGATAAAGTTGCTGAGTTGGCGGATGCGATATGCGATACAATCCCAGGCCGTTCTGTGGTCGCCGAAACCGCTCATTCCAGTCAGAGTGAGACACTTACGGAGCGTATGATGCAGCTCATTATCTCACTTCAAGAACAAACGGAAGTCTTGAAGGGCCAAATCGCAGAATTGCGATTCTCCCGTAGGGATAGACCTTTCCGCAACAGCGGCGGTCGAGGACGACGTCGAAGTACATCAAGAAGAAGAACTCCTTCTAGAGATCATGCGTCGAATGGTATGTGCTGGTACCATTACAATTATGCTGATAAGGCGCACCGGTGTATACAGCCGTGTACATACAATCAGGGAAACACTCGGGGCAGTCGTTAA